The Atribacterota bacterium genome window below encodes:
- a CDS encoding energy-coupling factor ABC transporter substrate-binding protein, which translates to MFAKRNGMVLGLTLFVVLVMLFVISIVVDFGLEGADDRASSAVGELNPEYRPWVQNFFEPSERGEKALFVLQILIGIGLGGYSLWRLKRGKSAH; encoded by the coding sequence ATGTTCGCTAAGCGAAATGGAATGGTGCTTGGTTTGACGCTCTTTGTAGTTCTGGTGATGCTTTTTGTGATTTCCATCGTTGTTGATTTTGGTTTAGAAGGAGCCGATGATCGGGCTTCTTCGGCTGTTGGGGAACTCAACCCAGAGTACCGCCCCTGGGTTCAAAATTTTTTTGAACCCAGCGAAAGAGGAGAGAAAGCCCTGTTTGTCCTCCAAATTTTGATTGGTATAGGACTGGGTGGCTATAGCTTGTGGCGGCTCAAGAGGGGTAAAAGTGCTCATTGA